In Chrysiogenes arsenatis DSM 11915, the following proteins share a genomic window:
- the upp gene encoding uracil phosphoribosyltransferase produces MLTIVDHPLVQHKLSIIRDKHTSKKEFKELVEEVAMLIAYEITRDLELVECEVETPLTKTICRSLGGKKLAIIPILRAGLGMVGGIEKLIPSVRIGHIGMYRDHDTLQPVVYYAKLPQDMAQRDAILIDPMLATGGSAVAAIDYLKQQGARSIRFMSLIAAPEGVKIVSDAHPEVPIYTAALDEKLNELGYILPGLGDAGDRLFGTR; encoded by the coding sequence ATGCTCACCATTGTCGATCACCCGCTGGTGCAACATAAACTCTCGATTATCCGGGATAAACATACTTCGAAGAAAGAGTTCAAGGAGCTGGTCGAAGAAGTTGCCATGCTGATCGCCTACGAAATTACCCGCGATCTTGAGCTTGTGGAGTGTGAGGTGGAAACACCGCTTACAAAAACCATCTGTCGCTCGTTAGGGGGTAAAAAATTGGCGATTATCCCTATCCTCCGTGCAGGGTTAGGGATGGTAGGTGGTATCGAAAAACTGATCCCCAGCGTACGGATTGGCCACATCGGCATGTATCGCGATCACGACACCTTGCAACCCGTCGTCTATTACGCAAAATTGCCGCAAGATATGGCGCAGCGCGATGCGATTCTGATCGATCCAATGTTAGCGACTGGCGGCAGTGCTGTTGCCGCTATTGATTACCTGAAACAGCAAGGGGCGCGCAGTATCCGCTTTATGTCGCTGATTGCAGCTCCTGAAGGGGTGAAAATTGTGAGCGATGCCCATCCTGAGGTGCCGATCTACACCGCCGCGCTGGATGAAAAGCTGAATGAGTTAGGGTATATCCTCCCTGGTCTGGGTGATGCAGGCGACCGATTGTTCGGTACACGGTAA
- a CDS encoding AEC family transporter, whose protein sequence is MANLILLGFCFFMGMTLRRIGRFPESTATVLNAFIINISLPALTLYHIHNITIDRELLMPMSMPWVIFLVGIPFFLLLGKLLKLKRETIGCLILVGGLGNTSFVGLPMIETFYGSEFVGIGIVADQAGSFIVLSTLGIVVASIFAATEPNIRFIAKKIALFPPTQALVLALLLRSWEYPVWLSAILMRLGDTLTPIALVSIGFLFHIQSVRQHARALVLGLSYKLLLAPALILMTFMSLWGASGSVFQVTVFEAAMPPMISAGIIAMEHRLDVSLVSTILGVGLLISFLTLAGWWYILLPL, encoded by the coding sequence ATGGCTAACCTTATTTTACTGGGATTTTGTTTTTTTATGGGCATGACGCTCCGTCGCATCGGTCGATTTCCAGAGTCGACCGCGACGGTACTCAATGCGTTTATCATCAATATCTCGCTCCCTGCACTCACGCTTTACCACATACATAACATCACTATCGATCGCGAATTGCTGATGCCGATGAGTATGCCGTGGGTGATTTTTCTTGTCGGGATTCCCTTCTTTCTGTTGCTCGGCAAGTTGTTGAAGTTGAAACGCGAAACCATCGGCTGTTTAATTCTGGTCGGCGGCCTCGGGAATACTTCGTTTGTTGGATTACCGATGATCGAAACCTTTTACGGGAGTGAGTTTGTCGGAATCGGCATTGTGGCTGATCAGGCAGGGAGTTTTATTGTTCTCTCTACCCTTGGAATAGTCGTGGCGAGTATTTTTGCGGCGACGGAACCGAATATCCGCTTTATCGCGAAAAAAATTGCCCTTTTCCCGCCGACACAAGCACTGGTGTTGGCATTGTTACTGCGCAGTTGGGAGTATCCCGTGTGGCTGAGTGCTATCTTGATGCGTTTGGGGGATACGCTGACTCCGATAGCTCTGGTTTCAATTGGATTCCTGTTTCACATACAATCAGTACGGCAGCATGCCCGTGCCTTGGTGCTTGGACTGAGTTATAAACTTCTTTTGGCTCCAGCGCTCATCCTGATGACTTTTATGAGTCTATGGGGTGCGAGTGGGAGTGTGTTTCAGGTGACCGTCTTTGAGGCCGCCATGCCACCCATGATTAGTGCGGGGATTATTGCTATGGAACATCGGTTAGATGTTTCACTGGTCAGCACGATTCTTGGTGTGGGTTTACTCATTTCCTTTCTTACTCTTGCGGGGTGGTGGTATATTCTACTGCCGTTGTAA
- the serS gene encoding serine--tRNA ligase, whose amino-acid sequence MLDMKALSENIDFFQTQLSRRGGSWSLEPLAQLNSTKKALTAQMQKLQEERNATSKQVGIYKKEGRDATLIMERMREVGETIKELEAQVKELEEQERTIALGLPNIPHESVPAGAAEADNVEVKRVGAIPVFDFPVRSHDDIGTANDWLDFPRGVKIAQTRFTVVKGAAARLERALINFMLDIHTQEHNYTEVQVPLLVNRESMTATGQLPKFEEDLFACEEGNLLLIPTAEVPVTNIHRDEILSLAALPTGYVAYTPCFRREAGSYGRDTKGLIRQHQFNKVELVKFSHPESSYDELEKLLANAETILQRLELPYRVVALCGGDLGFSAAKTYDIEVWLPSQGCYREISSCSNFEDFQARRAQIRFKDEKGKNRLVHTLNGSGLAVGRTLVAIMENYQQADGSVKVPTALVPYLGGVTILAAK is encoded by the coding sequence ATGCTTGATATGAAGGCTCTTAGTGAAAATATCGATTTTTTTCAAACGCAACTTTCGCGCCGTGGTGGGTCGTGGTCGCTTGAACCCTTAGCGCAACTCAATAGTACAAAAAAAGCACTTACGGCGCAGATGCAAAAACTTCAGGAAGAACGCAATGCAACGAGTAAGCAAGTCGGGATCTACAAAAAAGAGGGGCGCGATGCCACACTGATTATGGAGCGGATGCGTGAAGTGGGTGAAACGATTAAAGAGCTCGAAGCGCAGGTAAAGGAACTGGAAGAGCAAGAGCGTACCATTGCTTTGGGATTACCGAATATACCCCACGAGTCGGTTCCGGCTGGTGCTGCTGAAGCCGACAATGTCGAAGTGAAACGGGTTGGCGCGATTCCGGTATTCGATTTTCCGGTTCGTTCCCATGACGATATCGGCACAGCGAACGATTGGCTTGATTTTCCGCGTGGTGTAAAAATTGCGCAGACACGCTTTACCGTTGTGAAAGGGGCTGCCGCTCGTTTAGAACGTGCGCTCATTAATTTTATGCTCGATATTCACACGCAAGAACACAACTATACTGAGGTTCAGGTGCCGCTATTGGTCAACCGTGAATCCATGACCGCTACCGGACAGCTTCCAAAATTTGAAGAGGATCTCTTTGCCTGTGAAGAGGGAAATCTCTTGTTGATTCCTACGGCAGAAGTCCCCGTAACGAATATTCATCGTGATGAAATTTTGTCATTGGCAGCGCTGCCAACAGGCTATGTCGCGTACACTCCGTGCTTTCGCCGCGAAGCGGGTTCGTATGGGCGTGACACCAAAGGGTTGATCCGTCAGCACCAATTCAATAAAGTTGAATTGGTCAAATTTTCCCATCCAGAGAGCTCATATGACGAACTTGAAAAGCTTCTTGCCAATGCCGAAACCATATTACAGCGGCTGGAACTTCCATACCGCGTTGTCGCTCTATGCGGTGGTGATCTGGGATTCAGTGCCGCAAAAACGTATGATATCGAAGTATGGCTCCCTTCGCAGGGGTGCTATCGTGAAATATCTTCATGCTCCAATTTCGAAGATTTTCAGGCACGTCGCGCGCAGATTCGCTTCAAGGATGAGAAGGGGAAAAATCGCTTGGTGCATACGTTGAATGGCTCGGGTCTTGCAGTAGGTCGGACACTCGTAGCGATTATGGAAAACTATCAGCAGGCCGATGGCTCAGTGAAAGTGCCGACGGCATTGGTGCCATATTTGGGTGGCGTAACCATACTCGCTGCAAAATAG
- a CDS encoding IclR family transcriptional regulator has protein sequence MKREKTDYIVQSVYNALDILEAFRESHSGELDITTIREKFGLSKNTVIRLLATLEKHGYVEENHYTKNYRLGLKNFEISQAYISKIDLLKMTEPILQEIVDTVDESAYIGVLRGKRVVYLNVVETTQAVRIMPRIGIVGQAYFTAIGKSQLSDFSNQHILEQLEKENLTICSSGKPFQGNESFLAEMDRVREHGFSMDDEEFEEGVRCVGAPIRNYTGNIVAGLSISGPVQRMSDERIAQEIAPLAKLMSEKASRKLGYNGGHIQFDHVSTP, from the coding sequence ATGAAGCGGGAAAAGACCGATTACATTGTGCAGTCAGTATATAATGCGCTTGACATACTTGAAGCATTTCGCGAGAGCCACAGCGGAGAATTGGACATTACCACTATTCGTGAAAAATTCGGATTGAGTAAAAACACCGTTATACGACTCCTAGCAACACTCGAAAAACATGGGTATGTCGAAGAGAATCACTATACAAAAAACTACCGTCTTGGCCTGAAAAACTTCGAAATTTCACAGGCGTATATCAGTAAAATCGATTTATTAAAGATGACTGAGCCTATCTTGCAAGAAATCGTCGATACCGTTGATGAATCAGCGTATATCGGAGTGCTTCGCGGGAAGCGGGTGGTCTATCTTAACGTCGTTGAAACGACACAGGCGGTTCGGATTATGCCGCGTATTGGTATTGTCGGTCAGGCTTACTTTACCGCGATTGGCAAAAGTCAGCTTAGCGACTTTTCAAATCAGCACATTCTGGAACAGCTTGAGAAGGAAAATCTAACGATCTGTTCTTCTGGGAAACCATTTCAGGGGAATGAATCATTTCTGGCTGAAATGGATCGCGTGCGCGAACATGGATTTTCGATGGATGATGAAGAGTTTGAAGAAGGAGTACGTTGCGTTGGTGCGCCGATTCGCAATTATACCGGAAACATTGTGGCTGGACTGAGTATCTCCGGCCCTGTGCAACGGATGAGTGATGAGCGCATCGCTCAGGAAATAGCACCACTGGCGAAACTTATGTCGGAAAAAGCAAGTCGCAAGCTGGGCTATAATGGTGGCCATATACAGTTTGACCACGTAAGTACACCCTGA
- the hslV gene encoding ATP-dependent protease subunit HslV produces MFKGTTILCVQRDGKVALGGDGQVTLGNTIMKATARKVRPMAEGKVIAGFAGSTADAFTLFERFEAKLKAHNNLLTRAAIEMAKEWRSDRMLRKLEAMLIVANAEHAFIISGTGDIIEPEDGILAIGSGGAYAMAAARALMRHSQLSAREMVQESLTVSGEICIYSNCELTILEL; encoded by the coding sequence ATGTTTAAAGGAACGACTATTCTGTGCGTTCAACGCGATGGAAAAGTAGCCCTTGGCGGCGATGGCCAGGTGACACTGGGCAATACTATTATGAAAGCGACTGCTCGTAAGGTGCGTCCTATGGCAGAAGGAAAAGTTATTGCTGGCTTTGCGGGGTCAACTGCCGATGCGTTTACTCTTTTTGAACGTTTTGAGGCGAAATTAAAAGCGCACAATAATCTGTTGACACGTGCCGCCATTGAAATGGCCAAAGAGTGGCGTTCTGACCGGATGTTGCGTAAGCTCGAAGCTATGCTCATCGTCGCGAATGCCGAACATGCGTTTATTATCAGTGGTACGGGAGATATCATCGAACCTGAAGATGGTATTCTTGCTATCGGTTCCGGTGGCGCGTACGCCATGGCCGCCGCCCGTGCTCTGATGCGCCACAGCCAACTCAGTGCACGGGAAATGGTTCAGGAATCCCTGACTGTCTCTGGTGAAATTTGTATTTATTCTAACTGTGAACTCACGATACTTGAACTGTAA
- a CDS encoding transglutaminase family protein: protein MSHYRITHTTSYHYSDMVSLCYNEARLIPRTFAGQSCLKYELQIEPLPADYQERLDFYGNKASYFSISTPHSVMSVTVQSEVLVHSSFDRAALEGTPTCSEVTKALFCADSDPALIEPRSMMLESPYVPQMSELASYGREIFTPTKPFGVAVHELMEKIFREFRYTPGATSIATPLREVFTKKIGVCQDFAQIAIGILRSLGYSARYVSGYLETVPLPGQTKLIGSDASHAWFAAWIPGLGWVDFDPTNNTMPTGRHITCSWGRDYSDVIPLGGVIYGGGDHILKVSVDVHNLDTDKRGQ, encoded by the coding sequence ATGAGCCATTATCGCATTACACACACCACGTCCTATCACTATTCGGACATGGTTAGCCTTTGTTACAATGAAGCCCGCTTAATTCCGCGTACATTTGCGGGGCAATCGTGTCTGAAATATGAACTGCAGATCGAACCACTCCCCGCTGATTATCAAGAGCGGCTCGACTTTTATGGCAATAAAGCGAGTTATTTTAGCATTAGTACACCACATTCCGTGATGTCAGTGACCGTTCAATCAGAAGTACTTGTCCATAGCTCATTTGATCGTGCCGCCTTAGAAGGGACTCCGACGTGTAGCGAAGTGACCAAAGCCCTCTTTTGTGCCGATAGTGATCCTGCTCTTATTGAGCCACGTTCAATGATGCTAGAGTCTCCGTACGTCCCGCAAATGAGTGAGCTGGCGAGTTACGGGCGCGAAATTTTTACTCCCACGAAGCCTTTTGGTGTCGCGGTGCATGAGTTGATGGAAAAAATTTTCCGTGAATTCCGCTATACACCTGGCGCGACATCGATTGCGACACCACTGCGCGAAGTCTTTACCAAAAAGATCGGCGTGTGCCAGGATTTCGCCCAAATCGCTATTGGCATCTTGCGTTCGCTCGGCTACAGTGCCCGCTACGTGAGCGGATACTTGGAAACTGTTCCTTTGCCGGGACAAACCAAGCTGATTGGATCAGATGCCTCGCATGCGTGGTTTGCCGCATGGATACCTGGGCTTGGCTGGGTCGATTTTGACCCAACCAATAATACCATGCCAACCGGACGGCATATAACCTGTTCATGGGGCAGAGATTACTCGGATGTTATACCACTTGGCGGGGTAATTTATGGTGGTGGCGACCATATTCTGAAGGTCAGCGTTGACGTCCATAATCTTGATACCGATAAGCGTGGTCAATAA
- a CDS encoding circularly permuted type 2 ATP-grasp protein, whose translation MTTNESIPASYIEKLRGFDEMLDANSDIRPHWNSFMSLATGLEAGFLERSAQEIRRLLRENGVTYHFHDDAAKDHRPWELDIVPLLISSEEWHTLEKGLTQRAELLNLILEDIYGPQNLIRQGHLPMEVVYAHNGFARQCAGIRLPGNHQLIIYGADIARSTDGVQWVMSDRTQAVSGLGYTLENRTAMARTLPNLLRECKAERLAPFFRSLRESLSDITPEQKANPRTVLLTTGPIDPTYFEHAYLAAYLGYTLVQPDDLTVRDGRLWLKSINGLQPVDIILRRTEDSQSDPLELGRLSSVGIPGLIEVVRRGNVAVANPIGSAVLENPGLFPFLPTICKVLLGEEILLPSAPTWWCGQPLELGYVLEHLNELDILSIHQVGDSHVVAHGPLLSKRELEALRRRILARPYLYAGQRKPTISTSPTLVDGNLTPRPTKFRTFMTASLDNYILMPGGLARAATSEPEMAAGAASYTISKDTWVISTNVQRHQSLWHQGSSLAATPGYSEDSNLLPSRTAENLFWVGRYLERAEGTARFLRTTVHRLLEQGEMEDETVEQCRHTLLMTLSHLTGTLPGFTGVEGEHLRANPEAEILSLIYDRNRVGSLAFTLHSMIHATSAVRERWSSDSWRLIDETEERWGKISRSSNQQKKLPRALDDISQLITNLVAFTGLTLESMTREMGWVMLDLGRRIERGMHVLEVLRLVLSQHYDEALEYQVLESILAANESLITHRRRYRSYLKPQTVLELLLFDASNPRSLAYQIEQLQHHISLLPGEKRGFALREVERDALKAFSTLKLSRIEELLATENGEAGTPVKLEKFLESIETCLVNSANSINHTFFTHALQRQQLVAKPAEAEL comes from the coding sequence ATGACAACTAACGAGAGTATTCCGGCATCTTATATTGAAAAATTGCGCGGTTTCGATGAAATGCTTGATGCGAATAGTGACATTCGGCCACATTGGAATTCATTTATGTCGCTCGCAACAGGCCTTGAGGCTGGGTTTCTGGAGCGCAGTGCTCAGGAAATTCGCCGCCTGTTACGCGAAAATGGTGTGACCTATCACTTTCATGATGACGCGGCGAAAGATCACCGCCCATGGGAACTCGATATAGTTCCTTTACTGATATCGAGCGAGGAGTGGCACACCCTTGAAAAGGGTTTGACGCAACGCGCCGAGCTATTAAACCTTATTTTGGAAGATATCTATGGGCCACAAAACCTTATCCGCCAAGGACACCTTCCGATGGAAGTGGTCTATGCGCACAATGGATTTGCGCGCCAGTGTGCTGGAATCCGGCTACCCGGCAATCATCAACTCATCATCTATGGTGCCGATATTGCTCGCTCGACCGATGGCGTGCAGTGGGTTATGTCAGACCGTACGCAAGCCGTCTCAGGATTGGGCTATACACTCGAAAACCGCACCGCCATGGCGCGTACGTTGCCAAACTTATTACGTGAATGTAAAGCGGAGCGTTTGGCACCGTTTTTCCGTTCCTTACGCGAGTCATTGAGTGACATAACACCAGAACAAAAGGCCAATCCGCGCACCGTTTTATTAACGACTGGCCCGATTGATCCCACCTATTTTGAACACGCCTATTTGGCGGCGTATTTGGGATACACACTGGTTCAACCAGATGATTTGACGGTGCGTGATGGCCGGCTTTGGTTGAAGTCCATCAACGGCCTGCAACCCGTAGATATTATCTTGCGCCGTACCGAAGACAGCCAATCCGATCCTTTAGAACTCGGGCGACTTTCCTCTGTTGGTATTCCGGGGCTTATCGAAGTAGTACGACGGGGCAATGTTGCGGTCGCGAATCCTATTGGCAGTGCAGTGCTCGAAAATCCTGGATTATTCCCTTTCCTGCCGACTATTTGCAAAGTACTGCTTGGAGAAGAAATACTGCTTCCATCGGCACCAACGTGGTGGTGTGGTCAGCCGTTGGAGCTTGGATATGTGCTGGAACACCTGAATGAACTCGATATCCTCTCCATTCATCAAGTAGGCGATTCACACGTGGTGGCTCACGGGCCACTGCTGAGTAAACGGGAGTTGGAAGCACTCCGCCGTCGCATACTGGCACGGCCATACCTCTACGCTGGGCAAAGGAAACCGACCATTTCAACTTCTCCGACATTGGTTGACGGAAACCTTACGCCAAGGCCGACGAAATTCCGCACTTTCATGACCGCGTCACTCGACAACTATATTTTGATGCCGGGAGGGCTGGCACGAGCTGCGACGAGCGAGCCAGAAATGGCGGCGGGAGCCGCATCCTACACCATCAGCAAAGACACGTGGGTCATATCAACCAACGTTCAGCGGCACCAATCGTTGTGGCACCAAGGGAGTAGCCTCGCCGCGACGCCAGGCTATTCAGAAGACAGCAATCTTTTACCAAGTCGCACTGCCGAAAACCTTTTCTGGGTTGGGCGCTATTTGGAGCGTGCCGAAGGGACGGCTCGTTTTCTGCGTACAACGGTTCACCGCCTGTTAGAGCAGGGTGAAATGGAAGATGAAACGGTAGAGCAGTGTCGCCATACCTTACTGATGACCCTTTCGCACTTAACCGGGACATTACCTGGCTTTACTGGTGTCGAAGGGGAACATCTGCGTGCCAATCCCGAAGCAGAAATCCTCAGCCTGATTTATGATCGCAACCGCGTCGGGAGCCTTGCGTTTACGCTTCATAGTATGATCCATGCGACGTCAGCGGTGCGCGAACGGTGGTCGAGCGACTCATGGCGGTTGATTGATGAAACCGAAGAGCGGTGGGGGAAAATCAGCCGTAGCAGCAATCAACAAAAGAAACTGCCACGGGCGCTGGATGACATTAGTCAATTGATCACCAACCTTGTCGCGTTCACCGGTTTAACGCTTGAAAGTATGACGCGTGAAATGGGATGGGTGATGCTTGACCTTGGCCGTCGTATTGAGCGCGGCATGCACGTACTGGAAGTGCTACGCCTCGTATTGTCGCAACACTACGACGAAGCATTGGAATATCAGGTGTTGGAATCTATCTTGGCGGCCAACGAGAGTTTGATTACCCATCGCCGGCGCTATCGCTCGTATCTGAAACCGCAAACGGTGCTCGAATTGCTCCTTTTCGATGCCTCGAACCCACGTTCGTTGGCCTATCAGATCGAACAATTGCAGCACCATATTTCCCTGCTGCCTGGCGAAAAACGGGGCTTTGCGCTGCGCGAAGTGGAACGTGATGCGTTGAAAGCATTTAGTACTCTCAAACTCTCCCGTATCGAAGAGCTTTTAGCAACCGAAAATGGCGAAGCAGGTACGCCAGTGAAACTCGAAAAATTTCTTGAATCGATAGAAACCTGCTTGGTTAATAGTGCCAATAGCATTAACCACACGTTCTTTACCCACGCGCTGCAACGTCAGCAACTCGTTGCCAAACCAGCAGAGGCGGAATTATGA
- a CDS encoding transglycosylase SLT domain-containing protein has translation MLKKSLALLLLGVSCALPSFASPDYDHLRQGVRALLKNDFHRAGEVLLPAVQHASESVQDVLLYVSAQTLFGQEQYADAHALFTQAIAKRQSDSFLNRARYYRALCAARLGITSQFMLDVADVDIALLTRAEQAELLMLQADTLDKKQAIAFDYPDTAAGREALKHVAKPLTAAQRTVLATVLYQHKYYDQAIQQYEAIGRSKLDLTSLERLARSYFSRRDYPKATVVFRELYARDSKNVEARSSALYYLSRIYLREDKDENAIINLRRLVEHYPESRDASNALWLLGNHFRNRDPQQAQHYYQWLFKSYPESRHAGEGMWRLAWSDYQQGKLDVFRQRAELIAERYDDGHYLNHTARYWIAQSHRLEGDTATYRSTLHTLTEAPSVSYYVMMAARDLNIAPRFLESAIHSSGDTAALLTPVLLERFRVLARLGLYELGAIEIQALLAQTPAEQKVLLSRELLATGIYHPIIRNFSRSSPEAYPLAYWDRVSPIAERYQLDPLLALSIMREESAYDPQATSWVGAMGLMQLMPYTAEDVAKRIGLPFGNPSEAYDIDTNITLGISYLSSLVASQEILPFAIASYNAGPGNVNRWKTRYGTDDIEAFIENIPFAETHAYVKRVLTSYEIYKRLYQR, from the coding sequence ATGTTGAAGAAAAGTTTAGCGCTTCTGCTTTTGGGAGTAAGTTGTGCACTACCGTCTTTTGCATCACCTGATTACGACCATTTGCGACAAGGAGTACGTGCCCTTTTAAAAAACGATTTTCATCGCGCGGGTGAAGTGCTTCTTCCAGCAGTGCAACACGCGTCTGAATCGGTGCAGGACGTCTTGCTGTATGTTTCAGCGCAAACCCTCTTCGGGCAGGAGCAATATGCCGATGCACATGCGCTGTTTACGCAAGCTATTGCGAAGCGGCAGAGCGATTCGTTCCTCAATCGTGCTCGGTATTATCGTGCGCTCTGTGCCGCACGGCTGGGGATTACGTCGCAGTTTATGTTGGATGTGGCTGACGTAGATATCGCGTTACTCACTCGGGCAGAGCAGGCGGAATTGCTGATGTTGCAGGCGGATACTCTGGATAAAAAGCAAGCGATAGCGTTTGACTATCCCGACACGGCAGCTGGCCGTGAGGCGCTCAAACACGTTGCAAAGCCGCTTACCGCGGCACAGCGCACTGTGTTAGCAACGGTGCTCTATCAGCATAAATACTACGATCAAGCCATTCAGCAGTACGAAGCGATTGGCCGTTCAAAGCTTGATCTGACTTCATTAGAGCGGTTAGCGCGCAGCTATTTTTCCCGTCGCGATTATCCGAAAGCGACCGTGGTATTTCGTGAGTTATATGCGCGTGATAGCAAGAACGTAGAAGCCCGTTCTAGTGCGCTGTATTATTTGTCTCGCATCTATTTGCGTGAAGATAAAGACGAAAACGCCATTATCAACCTGCGCCGTTTAGTCGAACACTATCCTGAATCGCGCGATGCCAGTAACGCATTGTGGCTTCTCGGGAATCACTTCCGCAATCGCGACCCGCAGCAGGCGCAACACTACTATCAATGGCTGTTTAAGTCGTATCCCGAATCACGACATGCTGGCGAAGGGATGTGGCGCTTAGCGTGGAGCGATTATCAGCAAGGGAAACTTGATGTTTTTCGCCAGCGGGCAGAGCTGATTGCCGAGCGGTACGATGATGGCCATTATTTAAATCATACCGCGCGGTATTGGATTGCCCAAAGTCACCGATTGGAAGGTGATACGGCGACCTATCGCAGCACGTTACATACTCTGACAGAGGCTCCATCGGTGAGTTATTATGTGATGATGGCTGCGCGTGATTTGAATATTGCGCCACGCTTTCTGGAAAGTGCGATCCATTCATCAGGCGACACGGCTGCGTTGTTGACTCCCGTTTTGCTTGAACGGTTTCGTGTGCTGGCGCGTTTGGGGTTATACGAGTTGGGTGCGATTGAAATTCAAGCACTACTCGCGCAAACGCCCGCCGAACAAAAGGTACTTTTGAGTCGTGAACTTTTAGCGACGGGTATTTATCACCCTATCATTCGCAATTTTTCGCGCTCTTCACCGGAGGCGTACCCCCTTGCCTATTGGGATCGGGTTTCACCGATTGCCGAACGGTACCAGCTTGATCCTTTGTTAGCTCTGAGCATAATGCGTGAAGAAAGTGCGTACGATCCACAGGCCACCAGTTGGGTCGGGGCGATGGGTTTGATGCAACTGATGCCCTATACCGCGGAAGATGTCGCGAAGCGAATAGGGCTTCCATTCGGGAATCCGTCCGAAGCCTATGATATCGATACTAACATAACGCTTGGTATTTCATATCTTTCGTCGCTGGTTGCGTCACAAGAGATACTGCCGTTTGCTATTGCCTCATATAATGCTGGGCCGGGCAACGTGAATCGTTGGAAAACGCGCTACGGAACGGACGATATCGAAGCATTTATCGAAAATATCCCATTTGCAGAAACACACGCTTATGTGAAGCGGGTGTTGACAAGTTATGAGATATATAAGAGATTGTATCAGCGATAG